A single region of the Candidatus Methanomethylicota archaeon genome encodes:
- a CDS encoding glycosyltransferase family 4 protein, with product MNVCILAWEYPPRIIGGLGTYVYELSRQLVKMEHNVFVFTLNDGSLKTRELIGGVEVHRPKLLDISEIFPDVVAEEIRRWGPGMKFFSDLWLYNILISTKIVNDLIPNEKKSFDILSVHDWLSAMAGIILKKALGIPMVFHIHSTEKGRSLGNGSPLIDSLEHKAAIYADKIITVSYAMKDELLALNFPANKIEVVWNGVDANKYCPERVSYEKIKELRQKYGISENEKMILFIGRLTGVKGPDKLILALPHVISEFPNVKLVIIGKGEMENELIKLSEKLGLSNKIIFNFNMLPEEERIVHYAACDLAVFPSLYEPFGIVALEAMAMKKPIVVGARGVSGMRESVVSAGPDQTGYHINPYDPYDIAMAIKLILRDENHMRKLGENGRKRILSEFTWEKIAKKIEDIYLSLINLPR from the coding sequence ATGAATGTATGTATTCTTGCTTGGGAATATCCTCCAAGAATAATTGGCGGTCTTGGAACATATGTATATGAACTATCTAGACAATTGGTAAAAATGGAACATAATGTATTTGTCTTTACATTAAATGATGGAAGTTTAAAAACAAGAGAATTGATTGGGGGTGTTGAAGTACATAGACCAAAGCTTTTAGACATATCTGAAATCTTTCCAGATGTAGTAGCTGAGGAAATACGAAGATGGGGCCCTGGAATGAAATTTTTTTCTGATTTATGGCTTTACAATATACTAATAAGTACAAAGATTGTAAACGATCTTATTCCAAATGAAAAAAAGAGCTTTGATATATTATCAGTTCATGATTGGCTTTCTGCAATGGCAGGAATAATCTTAAAAAAAGCTCTTGGCATTCCCATGGTATTTCATATACATTCTACTGAAAAAGGTCGAAGTCTTGGAAATGGATCGCCATTAATAGATAGTCTTGAGCATAAGGCTGCTATATATGCTGATAAAATAATTACTGTGTCATATGCTATGAAAGATGAGCTTTTAGCATTAAATTTTCCAGCAAATAAAATTGAAGTAGTTTGGAATGGAGTAGATGCAAATAAATATTGTCCTGAAAGAGTTTCATATGAAAAAATAAAAGAATTAAGACAAAAATATGGTATTTCAGAAAATGAAAAAATGATTTTATTCATAGGAAGATTAACTGGTGTAAAAGGGCCAGATAAGTTAATTTTAGCACTACCTCATGTAATTTCAGAATTTCCAAATGTAAAATTAGTTATAATAGGTAAAGGAGAAATGGAAAATGAATTAATTAAATTGAGTGAAAAATTAGGGCTTTCCAATAAAATTATATTTAATTTTAATATGTTGCCAGAAGAAGAAAGAATAGTTCATTATGCAGCTTGTGATTTAGCAGTTTTTCCAAGTCTCTATGAACCTTTTGGAATTGTAGCTCTAGAAGCTATGGCTATGAAAAAGCCTATAGTAGTAGGTGCTAGAGGAGTAAGTGGAATGAGAGAGTCTGTGGTTTCTGCAGGTCCTGATCAAACAGGATATCATATAAATCCATATGATCCTTATGATATTGCCATGGCAATAAAATTAATTTTAAGAGATGAAAATCATATGCGTAAACTTGGTGAAAATGGAAGAAAGAGAATACTTTCTGAATTTACATGGGAAAAAATTGCAAAGAAAATTGAAGATATTTATCTTTCTCTCATAAATCTACCAAGATAA
- a CDS encoding thioredoxin domain-containing protein: MIIIDLNKENWNSEVIKSKMLTLVYFWHEGCPWCRLFNPIFEKIAQEYEGKLKFTKFNIFANESNAELAENLGIMATPTIVFFCNGLPIMQIVGAMTEEEFRKMINEILERHKVCIEKSTKLSYIM; this comes from the coding sequence ATGATAATTATTGACTTAAATAAAGAGAATTGGAATAGTGAAGTTATTAAATCTAAAATGTTGACATTAGTGTATTTTTGGCATGAGGGTTGTCCTTGGTGTAGATTGTTTAATCCAATTTTTGAAAAAATTGCTCAAGAATATGAAGGAAAATTAAAATTTACTAAATTCAATATATTTGCAAATGAAAGCAATGCTGAACTAGCTGAAAATCTTGGTATAATGGCCACTCCAACTATAGTCTTCTTCTGTAATGGTTTACCTATTATGCAAATAGTTGGTGCTATGACTGAAGAAGAATTTAGAAAAATGATTAATGAAATTTTAGAAAGACATAAGGTCTGTATTGAAAAAAGTACGAAATTGAGTTACATAATGTGA
- a CDS encoding cytochrome c biogenesis CcdA family protein encodes MNITDLLLALMAGIFTSLSPCSFPLLPGYISYYIGVNPSLIKIIPSIILCALGLISIILVIGIGFSLIGSFLYYYIPFMPLIAGIAIIIMSFLMIFNINIKLPLKFLSINKRQGMFGIFIYGVIYGVVASSCSTPVFLSIIIYSFSLGLLYGITIFIIYSIGMSFPIVIATLFAYKAKTFILKKFSKSIYKIQRMSALILFLMGLYLILGLYL; translated from the coding sequence TTGAATATTACTGATTTATTATTAGCATTAATGGCTGGAATATTTACGTCTTTATCTCCATGTAGTTTTCCTTTACTTCCAGGCTATATATCTTATTATATTGGAGTTAATCCTTCTTTAATTAAGATAATTCCTAGTATTATATTATGTGCTTTAGGTCTAATTTCAATTATCTTAGTAATAGGCATAGGCTTTTCATTAATTGGTTCATTTCTCTATTACTATATTCCTTTTATGCCCTTAATTGCTGGTATTGCTATAATAATTATGTCTTTTCTTATGATTTTCAATATAAATATAAAATTACCATTGAAGTTTCTTTCAATTAATAAAAGACAAGGAATGTTTGGAATATTTATTTATGGAGTGATTTATGGAGTAGTTGCTTCTAGTTGTTCAACTCCAGTATTCTTATCTATAATAATTTATTCCTTCTCTCTAGGCTTACTATATGGGATTACTATATTTATAATATATTCTATTGGCATGAGTTTTCCAATAGTCATAGCTACATTATTTGCTTATAAAGCAAAGACTTTTATTTTAAAAAAGTTTTCAAAATCAATTTATAAAATTCAAAGAATGAGTGCGTTAATTTTATTTCTCATGGGGCTATATTTGATATTGGGGCTATATTTATAA
- a CDS encoding TlpA disulfide reductase family protein — MPSNIKNNVFILSIIAILLVIIGGWYFINSSKAPDFQLIDLNGKVFRLSDFRGKIVILDFMATWCSPCKQQIPYLIEVWQKYENEIVIISISIDPIRDSEEILRDFINRFPNATWIWARDIANISISYKVLAIPKIVIIDKDGNIAFEHLGTTHSSIIIQEIEKLRR; from the coding sequence ATGCCGTCAAATATTAAAAATAATGTCTTTATACTTTCAATAATTGCAATATTGTTAGTAATAATTGGGGGTTGGTATTTCATCAACTCCTCTAAGGCTCCAGATTTTCAATTGATTGATTTAAATGGAAAAGTATTCAGATTAAGCGATTTTAGAGGAAAGATTGTAATATTGGACTTCATGGCTACTTGGTGTAGTCCTTGTAAACAACAAATTCCATATTTAATTGAAGTTTGGCAAAAATATGAAAATGAAATAGTAATAATATCTATAAGTATAGACCCAATAAGAGATAGTGAAGAAATTTTGAGAGATTTTATTAATAGATTTCCCAATGCTACTTGGATATGGGCGAGAGATATAGCAAATATTAGTATCTCCTATAAAGTATTAGCCATACCCAAAATAGTTATAATAGATAAAGATGGAAATATAGCATTTGAACATCTAGGGACAACTCATTCATCTATTATAATTCAAGAAATAGAAAAATTGAGGAGATAG
- a CDS encoding ABC transporter ATP-binding protein, with amino-acid sequence MQLVIDDVKFEYNSYRALDGVSFTLKSSEFLGIVGPNGSGKSTLLKCINKILSPKQGKILLDGREIHKMQRNEIAKIFSYVPQSSHLGFSKPTVFDVVLMGRRPYIDWKYSQEDVEKVWEILSKLKIIDFAMRRFDELSGGEQQKVLIARALAQEAKILLLDEPTSNLDIRHQIEVMDLLKEIISNNGKSAIVALHDLNLASMYCDKILMMKKGRIFAAGTPIDVFTPENIKKTFGVNVCVHNIDGRPRIFLLNNINSAMKISF; translated from the coding sequence ATGCAATTAGTAATAGATGATGTGAAATTCGAATACAACAGTTATAGAGCATTGGATGGCGTTTCCTTCACATTAAAAAGTTCAGAGTTTCTTGGTATAGTTGGTCCTAATGGTTCTGGAAAATCCACTTTATTGAAATGCATTAATAAAATACTATCACCGAAACAGGGCAAGATTCTATTGGACGGAAGAGAGATTCACAAGATGCAGAGAAATGAAATTGCAAAGATTTTTAGCTATGTTCCTCAAAGTTCACATCTAGGCTTTTCAAAACCCACAGTCTTTGATGTAGTACTAATGGGTAGAAGACCATATATTGATTGGAAATACAGTCAGGAAGATGTTGAAAAGGTTTGGGAAATTCTATCCAAGTTGAAAATAATCGATTTTGCCATGAGAAGATTTGATGAACTCAGTGGAGGAGAGCAGCAAAAAGTTTTAATCGCCAGAGCCCTTGCACAAGAGGCGAAAATACTTCTACTTGATGAACCTACTAGCAATCTAGATATAAGACATCAGATAGAAGTTATGGATTTGCTGAAGGAGATTATTTCGAATAACGGAAAATCAGCCATTGTAGCTCTTCATGATTTGAATCTTGCCTCCATGTATTGTGATAAAATATTAATGATGAAGAAGGGAAGAATCTTTGCTGCAGGAACTCCTATAGATGTTTTCACACCAGAGAATATCAAAAAGACTTTTGGTGTAAATGTTTGCGTTCATAATATAGATGGCAGGCCAAGAATATTCCTATTAAATAATATCAATTCGGCTATGAAAATTTCTTTTTAA
- a CDS encoding ABC transporter substrate-binding protein has protein sequence MKKRVIALLMLVLIILSLAFYWNLPKTMTSETAKPSRFTLEIYGNANMDEVIDEKDITFLRQIIDGKINATEFADANRDGKIDLADVEQVLAIINGNASYIWILDGNKQPVKVKLPVNRIGVEYLSNAELMRILGVEDKVVAVDFAPYQLRNFYFPDRADKIINLGNMFKPDYEFLNSLNLDILFTFSFDIAEKREKLVGVDVVFLGLYWPDVINVNESRFIQGIMKAGYILGKVEKAREYVDWLLNLIDLIKNRTSKLSDAEKPMVLMTGMVGYLTDPQQKTLRTYTLRDPLSQMCILAGGKPIAEELKDWSGPGYYTTVDLEWVLGKNPDYIFVHTVRYTYGGGTLLPAYGYDVNDISSLNEVWTKITSLPMLSNIKAVKNNNLYIIAGDFRNNAMGGVLGAVYIAKILHPNLFSDMNPRDIHQEYITKWMRIDYDLKKAGTFIYPPIKIGQEVIGIPSK, from the coding sequence ATGAAAAAAAGAGTTATAGCTTTATTAATGCTAGTTTTAATAATTCTCAGCCTTGCATTTTATTGGAATTTACCAAAAACTATGACGAGTGAGACTGCAAAGCCTTCTAGATTTACATTGGAGATATATGGCAATGCAAATATGGATGAGGTAATAGATGAAAAAGACATAACATTCCTCAGGCAGATTATTGATGGAAAGATTAATGCAACTGAATTTGCAGATGCCAACAGAGATGGAAAAATTGACTTAGCCGATGTAGAACAAGTATTGGCGATTATAAATGGAAATGCTTCTTACATTTGGATTCTAGATGGAAACAAACAACCAGTCAAAGTTAAATTACCAGTTAATAGAATAGGTGTTGAATATTTGAGTAATGCAGAGTTGATGAGAATTCTTGGAGTGGAAGATAAGGTAGTGGCTGTTGATTTTGCTCCATATCAGTTACGAAACTTCTATTTTCCAGATAGAGCTGATAAAATTATAAATTTAGGAAATATGTTCAAGCCAGATTATGAATTCCTGAATAGTTTAAACCTCGACATTTTATTTACATTCAGCTTTGATATAGCAGAAAAGAGGGAGAAGTTGGTCGGCGTGGACGTAGTTTTCCTTGGACTATATTGGCCAGATGTTATTAATGTAAATGAATCAAGATTCATCCAAGGAATAATGAAGGCAGGATACATATTAGGAAAAGTAGAAAAAGCAAGGGAATATGTTGATTGGCTTTTGAATTTAATCGATCTAATCAAGAATAGAACTTCAAAACTGAGCGATGCTGAGAAGCCAATGGTCCTGATGACTGGAATGGTCGGTTATTTGACTGATCCTCAACAAAAGACCTTGCGCACCTACACTTTGAGAGATCCCTTGTCTCAGATGTGTATATTAGCAGGCGGGAAGCCCATAGCTGAAGAACTTAAAGATTGGAGTGGTCCCGGATACTATACCACGGTGGACCTTGAGTGGGTTCTTGGCAAGAATCCGGATTACATATTCGTTCACACTGTTAGATATACATATGGAGGGGGCACACTACTTCCTGCATATGGCTATGATGTAAATGACATTAGTAGTTTGAATGAAGTTTGGACGAAGATAACTTCCCTACCAATGCTTTCAAATATAAAGGCAGTGAAAAATAACAACTTATATATAATCGCTGGAGATTTCAGAAATAACGCCATGGGGGGCGTACTTGGAGCTGTATACATAGCGAAAATACTTCATCCAAATCTATTCAGTGATATGAACCCTAGGGACATTCATCAAGAGTACATTACAAAGTGGATGAGGATAGATTATGATTTAAAAAAAGCTGGAACTTTTATCTATCCACCCATTAAAATTGGCCAGGAAGTAATAGGCATACCATCCAAATAA
- a CDS encoding class I SAM-dependent methyltransferase — MIDWNELWKIMNLRRARALNIKFWDLEADNSDELNELMKDLTKKQIEMLDIDYNETLLEIGPGWGRLTIPLAKMVKEICVVEPSKNMIEKLQKNAQLNGLNNIRIINKKWEDVDDLLEYDVVLASFSLLMLDLKKALEKMNSTAKKRVYIFASADDWMPRGIQKALFNDDIKIYSDYIIILNLLYSIGIRANVQILDYEYKRCFNSFEEALRAFSDIYNFLKLDEDILRNYLKNSLIEMANGFCYKDQKKVALIWWRK, encoded by the coding sequence ATGATCGATTGGAATGAATTGTGGAAGATTATGAACTTAAGGAGGGCTAGAGCCCTAAACATAAAATTTTGGGATCTCGAGGCTGATAATAGTGATGAACTTAATGAACTCATGAAGGATTTAACCAAAAAGCAAATCGAAATGTTGGATATAGATTATAATGAAACATTGCTGGAGATAGGTCCTGGATGGGGAAGACTCACAATACCATTGGCTAAGATGGTAAAAGAGATATGTGTTGTTGAACCATCAAAGAATATGATTGAGAAGTTGCAGAAAAACGCCCAACTCAATGGCCTGAATAATATAAGAATAATCAATAAGAAATGGGAAGATGTCGATGATTTGCTCGAATATGATGTAGTTTTGGCTTCTTTCTCACTTCTAATGCTAGATTTGAAGAAGGCATTGGAGAAAATGAACTCTACTGCGAAGAAGAGAGTCTACATCTTTGCTTCAGCAGATGACTGGATGCCAAGAGGAATTCAGAAGGCTCTGTTCAATGATGACATTAAAATATATAGTGATTATATAATAATCTTAAATCTGCTATACAGCATAGGTATAAGAGCCAATGTTCAAATTCTAGATTACGAATATAAGAGATGCTTCAATTCGTTCGAAGAGGCTTTGAGAGCATTCTCAGACATATACAATTTTTTAAAGCTTGATGAAGACATATTGAGGAATTACCTTAAAAATTCATTAATTGAGATGGCAAATGGCTTCTGCTATAAGGATCAAAAGAAGGTGGCGCTGATTTGGTGGAGAAAGTAG
- a CDS encoding iron ABC transporter permease, which produces MEKVDERTKYKALILRRMLFSIICILLIILLIGISLSIGSIQIPLVEVYSVILSKIFPHYFSVDLLSEIVIWHLRFPRTIMAVLCGMTLAIAGSKTMAILRNPLATPYTLGISASAGFGAALAIVFSRGLLFEGTFLIIGNAFLLSLIPITIIILYSKKPSANPESIILMGVAINYIFSACNTLLQFFAESDAVKAVVFWLVGDLARASWWQIPYVFSVLLLLILISIRMAPDISIMKMGDDQAKALGVNVEMVRKISLIMACLSTSTVISFTGAIGFVGLLSTHICRYIIGEDERYLIPISGLFGANLLLFSDIIARRVIAPAILPVGAITAIMGGPLLIILLLRRK; this is translated from the coding sequence GTGGAGAAAGTAGATGAGAGGACGAAGTATAAGGCATTAATATTAAGGAGAATGCTTTTTTCAATAATTTGTATATTGTTAATAATATTATTAATAGGCATATCTCTGTCCATCGGGAGTATACAAATACCCCTAGTGGAAGTTTATAGTGTAATATTGAGTAAAATTTTTCCCCATTATTTTAGTGTAGATTTACTCTCGGAAATCGTGATTTGGCATTTGAGATTTCCCAGAACTATAATGGCAGTATTATGTGGTATGACCCTTGCCATCGCCGGATCCAAGACAATGGCCATATTAAGGAATCCATTGGCCACTCCTTATACTTTAGGAATTTCTGCTAGTGCGGGCTTTGGTGCAGCTCTTGCTATTGTATTCAGTAGAGGACTACTATTTGAAGGAACCTTCCTAATCATAGGTAACGCCTTTCTGCTATCCCTAATACCAATAACTATTATAATTCTCTACTCGAAAAAACCTAGTGCAAATCCAGAGTCAATCATTCTAATGGGCGTGGCAATAAATTACATATTTAGTGCATGCAATACCCTTCTTCAATTCTTTGCTGAGAGTGATGCTGTAAAGGCCGTGGTTTTCTGGTTGGTGGGAGATTTAGCAAGAGCATCTTGGTGGCAAATTCCCTATGTTTTTAGTGTATTATTGCTATTGATATTAATTAGTATTAGAATGGCGCCAGATATCAGCATAATGAAAATGGGGGATGATCAAGCAAAGGCTCTTGGGGTCAATGTAGAAATGGTTAGAAAAATATCACTGATAATGGCTTGTCTCTCCACATCCACAGTAATAAGTTTTACAGGAGCCATTGGCTTTGTTGGTCTTCTATCTACCCATATATGTAGATATATCATAGGAGAGGATGAACGTTACCTCATACCCATATCTGGACTCTTTGGTGCAAATTTATTGCTGTTTTCGGACATAATTGCTAGAAGAGTAATAGCGCCTGCAATTTTACCTGTGGGAGCCATAACTGCAATAATGGGAGGACCACTTCTGATAATCCTTCTATTAAGAAGAAAGTAG
- a CDS encoding OsmC family protein, giving the protein MPKATVVWNGDLKLYGRDSYGHEVLMEAHKKYGGTGSGITPMDLFLMALGGCVGLEIVAMLKARKQGLIYYEAELEGTTREEHPKILNKIYVKFKLKGDLDDEVVDRVVNLAMSKLCPIAAMLSSISEIKWSYEIIKGTAENNI; this is encoded by the coding sequence ATGCCAAAAGCAACAGTGGTTTGGAATGGAGATTTAAAACTTTATGGAAGAGACTCTTACGGTCATGAAGTACTTATGGAAGCTCATAAAAAATATGGAGGAACAGGAAGTGGAATAACTCCTATGGATTTATTCTTAATGGCTTTAGGAGGATGTGTAGGTCTTGAAATTGTAGCTATGTTAAAAGCTAGAAAACAAGGACTCATATATTATGAAGCTGAATTAGAAGGAACTACTAGAGAGGAACATCCTAAAATTTTGAATAAAATTTATGTAAAATTTAAACTTAAAGGAGATTTAGATGATGAAGTTGTTGATAGAGTTGTAAATTTAGCAATGTCAAAGCTTTGTCCAATTGCTGCTATGCTATCTTCTATTTCAGAAATAAAATGGAGTTATGAAATAATAAAAGGAACTGCTGAGAACAATATATAA
- a CDS encoding methylenetetrahydrofolate reductase C-terminal domain-containing protein → MIKLIITKQKPNLLKNLEKYNKIFIIGCGNCATICKTGGENEVKALAEKLGDKVIGNIVIESPCNLKFLKKDLKPFMYSNAEVIVALCCGVGVQSIVEFTNKEVIPGLDTLFLGEVGIKGRFYERCRACGTCILYETGGICPISRCAKKLLNGPCGGMVNEKCEVGNYSKDCAWILIYKRLKELGRDFEKIIEVHNWQNKPGELILGD, encoded by the coding sequence TTGATTAAATTGATAATAACAAAACAAAAACCAAATTTATTAAAAAATCTTGAAAAATATAATAAAATATTCATTATTGGTTGTGGAAATTGTGCAACTATATGTAAAACAGGTGGTGAAAATGAAGTTAAAGCCTTGGCTGAAAAACTTGGTGATAAAGTTATTGGAAATATTGTAATAGAAAGTCCATGTAATTTAAAATTTTTAAAAAAAGATCTTAAACCATTTATGTATAGTAATGCAGAAGTTATTGTAGCTTTATGTTGTGGAGTTGGAGTACAGTCTATTGTTGAATTTACAAATAAAGAAGTTATTCCAGGTTTAGATACATTATTTTTAGGAGAAGTAGGAATAAAGGGAAGATTTTATGAAAGATGTAGAGCTTGTGGAACTTGTATATTATATGAAACTGGTGGAATTTGTCCAATTTCAAGATGTGCAAAAAAATTATTAAATGGCCCATGTGGTGGAATGGTAAATGAAAAATGTGAAGTAGGTAATTATTCTAAGGATTGTGCTTGGATTTTAATTTATAAAAGATTAAAAGAATTAGGAAGAGATTTTGAAAAAATAATAGAAGTTCATAATTGGCAAAATAAACCTGGAGAATTAATATTAGGCGATTAA
- a CDS encoding methylenetetrahydrofolate reductase has product MKRIFSEFMKALYNNSFVFTTEIEPKKTVNPEGIINLARKFKNHVIACNITDNPRAHAYMNSIIASYIIQREVGLETICHMTVRDRNRLALISDVLGACALGIKNILTITGDHTTMGDNPNAMPVYDIDSTQFIYMLRKMVDEGIDLAGNKIDGEVRIHIGAVGNPNANPFEPEILKIKRKINAGVEFIQTQIVFDVERAKRFIEELKAPPPFILIGIFPCNSYRMAEFIDKKVPGISVPNEYKEVLKKANENKEKIDESNIEYFSEMIKELKKTTRASGIHIMTIKYEDIVGKIIDSVKGIC; this is encoded by the coding sequence ATGAAGAGAATATTTAGTGAATTCATGAAAGCTCTTTATAATAATTCCTTTGTATTTACAACTGAAATAGAACCAAAAAAAACTGTTAATCCTGAAGGAATAATTAATTTAGCAAGAAAATTTAAAAATCATGTTATTGCATGTAATATTACAGATAATCCAAGAGCTCATGCATATATGAATAGTATTATAGCATCATATATAATTCAAAGGGAAGTTGGTCTAGAAACTATATGTCATATGACTGTAAGAGATAGAAATAGATTGGCTTTAATATCTGATGTACTTGGAGCTTGTGCTTTAGGGATTAAGAATATTTTAACTATAACAGGAGATCATACAACTATGGGGGACAATCCTAATGCCATGCCAGTATATGATATAGATTCAACTCAATTTATTTATATGTTGAGAAAAATGGTGGATGAGGGAATTGATCTTGCAGGTAATAAAATAGATGGAGAAGTAAGAATTCATATAGGAGCTGTTGGAAATCCTAATGCTAATCCATTTGAACCTGAAATTTTAAAAATAAAAAGAAAAATAAATGCAGGTGTAGAGTTTATTCAAACACAAATTGTCTTTGATGTAGAAAGAGCAAAAAGATTTATAGAAGAACTTAAAGCCCCTCCTCCTTTTATATTAATTGGAATATTTCCATGTAATTCATATAGAATGGCAGAGTTTATAGATAAGAAAGTACCAGGAATCTCAGTTCCTAATGAATATAAAGAAGTTCTTAAAAAAGCAAATGAGAATAAAGAAAAAATTGATGAAAGTAATATTGAATATTTCTCAGAAATGATAAAAGAGCTTAAAAAAACTACAAGAGCTTCTGGAATTCATATAATGACAATAAAGTATGAAGATATTGTTGGTAAGATAATAGATAGTGTTAAAGGAATATGTTAA
- a CDS encoding class I SAM-dependent methyltransferase family protein yields MEKSLKVHKKRAEEIRKILIKKNLIDYSRKIISNGEFVYIPILREVNEEELKSLAPIELINIELPLSKKKFKNIMEALDGILPPYLLTLVPSSFDIVGDIAILEKLEPELIPYKKEIAEAIMKVHTNVKTVLLKTGKVEGIFRIPNYELIGGIEKYKTIHKEYGIKLKVDLSKAYYSPRLATEHNRVALQVKDGEIVIDMFAGVGPFSIMIAQRVKAKIYAIDINPNAVELIKENIRINKLKGEIIPLCGDVRNFSNILMNIANRVIMNLPGGAISYLDCAMKFLKKEGGIVHLYAFSKEEDFEKFNNDLSLKLSSLTEYYKILNFKEVRPVAPREWQIVIDFFAKPIQ; encoded by the coding sequence ATGGAAAAAAGTTTAAAAGTACATAAAAAAAGAGCTGAGGAAATTCGAAAAATATTAATTAAAAAAAATTTAATTGATTATTCAAGAAAGATTATTTCTAATGGTGAATTTGTTTATATTCCAATATTAAGAGAAGTAAATGAAGAAGAATTAAAATCATTAGCTCCAATAGAATTAATAAACATAGAATTACCATTATCTAAGAAAAAATTTAAAAATATTATGGAAGCATTGGATGGAATTCTTCCACCATATCTTCTCACCTTAGTACCAAGTTCTTTTGATATTGTAGGAGATATTGCAATTTTAGAAAAACTTGAGCCTGAATTAATTCCTTATAAAAAAGAAATAGCTGAAGCAATAATGAAAGTTCATACAAATGTAAAAACTGTATTATTAAAAACTGGAAAAGTTGAAGGAATTTTTAGAATACCAAATTATGAATTAATAGGAGGAATTGAAAAATATAAAACAATTCATAAAGAATATGGAATAAAATTAAAAGTTGATTTATCTAAAGCATATTATTCTCCTCGTTTAGCAACTGAACATAATAGAGTAGCATTACAAGTTAAAGATGGAGAGATTGTAATAGACATGTTTGCAGGAGTGGGGCCATTTTCAATAATGATAGCTCAGAGAGTTAAAGCTAAGATTTATGCCATAGATATAAATCCTAATGCTGTAGAACTTATTAAAGAAAATATAAGAATTAATAAATTAAAAGGAGAAATAATACCATTATGTGGAGATGTAAGAAATTTCTCAAATATATTAATGAATATTGCTAATAGAGTTATAATGAATCTTCCTGGAGGAGCTATATCATACTTAGATTGTGCTATGAAATTCTTAAAGAAAGAAGGAGGAATAGTTCATTTATATGCTTTTTCAAAAGAAGAAGATTTTGAAAAATTTAATAATGATTTATCTTTAAAATTAAGTTCATTAACAGAATATTATAAAATATTGAATTTTAAAGAAGTTAGACCAGTAGCTCCAAGAGAGTGGCAAATAGTAATAGATTTTTTTGCTAAACCTATTCAATAA
- a CDS encoding DUF371 domain-containing protein — protein MKISFHAWGDSLITALHKTTMEITKHEVKSKKGDCIIATRSELALKDLPIEFKERAKDDKANIGLIIEVGGIYEEVWGKGHSKLSFKSENDMVIRKSSFVCDRTLMIYANKAAFDLNREFVELLKNPNTRIKITLIIE, from the coding sequence ATGAAAATATCATTTCATGCATGGGGAGATAGTTTAATTACAGCTCTTCATAAAACTACTATGGAAATAACAAAACATGAAGTTAAAAGTAAAAAAGGCGACTGTATAATTGCAACACGTTCAGAATTAGCTTTAAAAGATCTTCCAATTGAATTTAAAGAAAGAGCTAAAGATGATAAAGCCAATATAGGATTAATAATTGAAGTAGGAGGAATTTATGAAGAAGTTTGGGGAAAAGGACATTCTAAATTATCTTTTAAAAGTGAAAATGATATGGTAATTAGAAAAAGTAGTTTTGTATGTGATAGAACACTTATGATTTATGCAAATAAAGCTGCTTTTGATTTAAATAGAGAATTTGTAGAACTTCTCAAAAATCCAAATACAAGAATAAAAATTACACTTATTATTGAATAG